The Methanocellales archaeon genome includes the window CTTCATCGGGTTCTACAAATGCTGCAGGTAGGATGGCAAGTATGGCAATTCCAAGCGATTTTATTTTCATGTCCTCTGTCACTGAAAATATTCCATGTGAAAACTCGTGAACTATTATGGCAATGATCAGGGCGGCAAATCCGTATGTAATTGGGAGCGCTAAACCTGGGAATAGTATGGTCTCTCTTGCAGTAACGCCAGTAGATATGGTTTGTGGATATTTGATTAACAAGATCGCTGTTGCAATTATGTATATGGATGTGAAAATCATCGTCATCGTTGAGACTACAATGCATAGGGTTCCCATTTTTTTCCAAAAAGGTCTGAACCTGTGTGCTATATGCGCTATGCCGTCCTTCCCACGGTCAGTACGCCAAAGCAACATTGGACCAGAAACTTCGAATTTTTGCGGTAGTAAACCCTTCTTGTCAAGGGCAATCAATACACCCCAACCTATGAGCACTATTGGAATGAGGATCCATGGTGATAAGAAATCAATATGCATTTATATTGCCTTGCCTTTACTATGTAACTTTGGTGACTTAAATTGTTCTCGGTCATATATATAACTACAAGCAGTTTGGGCGAAGCCAAATTTATTGGGAGAACATTGGTCGAGGAGAAGTTGGTTGCTTGTGCAAACATATTTCCGATAACGTCGATCTATCATTGGGACGGTTTGCAGGAAAACGAAGAAGGTGCGCTACTAGTAAAGACGACGGCTGAAAAAGTCAAAATAGTAGAACGGCGTGTAAAAGAATTGCACAGCTATGATATACCGTGTATAATCTCGTTTGTAATCGATGGCTCTGAGGACTATTTGGCTTGGATTAAAAAAGAGTTAAGTTAAGATGAGGAGAAAGCCGGCAGAAATGGGTTGTCGTAAAGAGGTCTTTTACGATCAAAAACGATGGGACCTTTTAAAGCGACTGAGGGATAGGGCGAAAAGTTTGATAATCTCCCTGGACGATGCAAACATCAAAAGCATCGTTCATGGCAGCGTTGCGAGGGGAGACGTATCTGCCTCAAGCGACATAGACATATTCGTTCCTCAGGTTACTCAATCATTTTGGATGGAACTCGCACTGAGCCCGTACGCCATACTTCAGCGAAAGATCGTGCAGGCAACACCTCGCCATTTGCCAAAGGCGCACCTTCTGTTAGAGGAAAACACAACGGTTACGTTTCCGCTCGTCACCCCTCAAAGGAAAGAGATAGAGTTCTATCGATTCGGAGGCCATCTGGGACTTGAAGAAATTGACTCCAGGTCAGCAGGCTTTGATAAACGTTTGATGTTAATCGAGCCCACTTCAGAAGGGCATGTTGAAACACCTCTCAGTGAATTATCTCTGGGGCATGTTACAAAAATCATCGGCGTATGTCAGGATACCATTGAAGAACGCATTAGGGTTCTAAGGAGAAGGGCAATTTCCGGGAGAACTGGAGTTTATCTGGAGTATATTCTAGACGAGGATCAAAGTTTTGAGAAAGCTCTTGAAGAGGTAGCATCAACAGATCCAGCTATCAGACGGCGGGTCTTCTCGAGAAGGTCTTAGCAAACCTCTCGATATACCTCCTCAACTTTTGCGACCCGAACTCAGCTATATTTCTCAACCGATTTCTGGGCATTCTCAGCCAATGTTTTAGCCAAATTTGAATTGGTCAAGATTTTTGATATGGCACTAGCCAACTCTTTCTTACTGCCTTTTTCCACCAAAATTCCCATGACTTTTTGTTTTTGATGATTTCGCATATATCACAAACTCTTGGTGCGACAATCGGTTCTCTAGAAGCTATTGTCTCCAATAAAATAACTCCGAAAGACTCTCCCATAAAGAGCTGAAAGAACAAAAACGCTGCACATATCATACAACTTTGGAGTCCACTCTTCTGGTAATAACACTTTATGCGCTCCAGCATAGCATTCATGACTCTTTATTGATAGTATAATTATAAAGACAAGATAGTATGATTATAAAGACAATTTTGTTAGTAATGACATAAAAACATTTATAAGGGTTGAGGTGTTAGTTATGCAACTTATGAGCAAAAAAGAATCCATTGAATTCTTGAAAAAGCTTGGACTCACCGAATATGAGGCAAAAGCCTATGTGGCTCTTACAAGAATCAAAACTGGAATTGTCTCAGAGATACACTTGGTTTCAGGCATCCCCAGGTCAGCGGTATATGACGTACTTAACAAACTGAAAGAAAAAGGCATAATAGACGTTCAGCAAGCTAAACCGATAAGATATAAGGTCATACCACCAAAAAAATGTATCGAAAAGCTCAAAGAAGATTTTATAATAAAGAGCGAGGATGCACTCAACTCTCTGGAAGAGATATACAAAACAGGGGAAGTAGAATCTAGTGAAGAGGCGGTGTGGACGATCAGCGGAATCAAAAATATCAGTGACCGCGTAGTAGAGATGTTCAAAAATGCACGAACGGATATTATATTTATGACATCCCATCCGTTTTTTCCAGACATTGCAGAGGTTTATCCTCTTTTTGTGGACTTCAAATCGCTCATAACCAAAAAGCGCGAGAAAGGCGTTAGGGTCAGGGTTGTTGGCCCAAGTGAAAAGGAACTCATGGATGTGGTCAAGGAAATTTCTGGCGTCGAGGTCAGAACTCATGCTATACAGCCAGAGCGATTGCATATGCCCCTGAAAGGTGGGCTTCTTCTAGTTGACGGTTCTGAGGTATTACTCATCATTTTTGGTGATGTTTCGTTACGTGTGGTGAAAGGGATGACTGCAATTTGGTCGAATGGAGTGGGTTTTGTGTCGATATTCAAGCACCTTATTGAAACGGAGTGGGATGCATCGACTCCTTCACAAATGTAATAAAAATTGAAAACAGAAGTGTTGGTGTACAATGGTACCGTTTTATGTTAAAAAAAGGCAGTCATTAATGGGCACAAACGCAATACTGGGGGGCATGCGTTGCCATCTATTCTACTATGTACGCAGTAGAGCGGACCGAGGTGTAAATCGAGGTCAGCGAAGATATATCCAGTTGTGCACTGCAGGAGAAATGAAAGACATGCATGATGTGTTCATCATTGGCGCTAGTCATGGAGGCTCTATCAGTGCAAGGATTGCATGATCTCTTGGCAGGATTGATAAATGGAATATCTGCAAGAGTTGGCTTAGGGAAACTACTGTTCAATTTAGCGGACTTTCAATTCAAAAATTACAAAACAATCATAATGGTAACCCTGATACTGACTGCATTTTTTGCCTTTGGTGCAACACAAATCCAAATGCAAACGGACCTATCCGAGGAAATGCCAGAGGATATGCCAAGTATCGTGCTACAGAAGAGGATAAGCAGCAAGTTCAGCGGAGAAGATATGATCATAATTGCGGTTCGATTGGATCCATCGACGGACACCAAAAACCCGCCAAGCGACATCAGAGATCCTCGCGTTATAGAATCCGTTGCTGCACTTCAGGAGCAACTTAGCGAAGAAACCTCCATCGAAAGCGTTCAGTCCGTCGCATCTCTTTTTCAAATGGGCATCCCGAACACTTTAGATGGGGTAAAAAATACCCTATCCTATGTTCCACAGTCTAGCCAATTTTTCAACAGAGACTACTCAGCGACACTGATCTATGCCTCAACGACATTAGGGGGAGGCGAAGAGGATGTTAAAGAAGTCACAAGCATGAT containing:
- a CDS encoding divalent-cation tolerance protein CutA, whose protein sequence is MFSVIYITTSSLGEAKFIGRTLVEEKLVACANIFPITSIYHWDGLQENEEGALLVKTTAEKVKIVERRVKELHSYDIPCIISFVIDGSEDYLAWIKKELS
- a CDS encoding nucleotidyltransferase domain-containing protein, with translation MRRKPAEMGCRKEVFYDQKRWDLLKRLRDRAKSLIISLDDANIKSIVHGSVARGDVSASSDIDIFVPQVTQSFWMELALSPYAILQRKIVQATPRHLPKAHLLLEENTTVTFPLVTPQRKEIEFYRFGGHLGLEEIDSRSAGFDKRLMLIEPTSEGHVETPLSELSLGHVTKIIGVCQDTIEERIRVLRRRAISGRTGVYLEYILDEDQSFEKALEEVASTDPAIRRRVFSRRS
- a CDS encoding helix-turn-helix domain-containing protein, which codes for MQLMSKKESIEFLKKLGLTEYEAKAYVALTRIKTGIVSEIHLVSGIPRSAVYDVLNKLKEKGIIDVQQAKPIRYKVIPPKKCIEKLKEDFIIKSEDALNSLEEIYKTGEVESSEEAVWTISGIKNISDRVVEMFKNARTDIIFMTSHPFFPDIAEVYPLFVDFKSLITKKREKGVRVRVVGPSEKELMDVVKEISGVEVRTHAIQPERLHMPLKGGLLLVDGSEVLLIIFGDVSLRVVKGMTAIWSNGVGFVSIFKHLIETEWDASTPSQM